The stretch of DNA CTCTCCTCAGGGTCCCTGAGAAGGAAGCAGTGAACCTTAACTCAAAGTAACATATGCACAAACCTACATATCTATAGTTAATAACCGTTCCCTCCTCTCTTATTTAATGATAAGAGGTGAGTGGTTCACGGCTACAGTTAACTCCTTATGCTACACTCTACTAATAAAGATTGTTATAGTATCAGCATGAGTATGATCAGTCTCCATACTGGGCTCTCTCCATCACGCCCAGGTTCCTCTGCTGCAGGGGGATGCCGTGGATCACTATGAGGTCGTTGAGGTTGTGATGCGTCACCGCTGCCCCTACTGGTACCCGACTGGACTgtaggagggaggggggcagaaGAAGATACAGAGTTATACTAGGCAAAAGTGGTCATTCACCTAAAAAAGCTACAGCCACATCATCACTACGGACACTTGCACGTCACCACAGTCAGCTCCAACTTAGATTTTCTACATGCAACCGAGTGGAGACGACATACCACCACCCACTTGAGATGATTAGACAAAATAGCAAATTAAAGCGGGAAGTAAATAAAAGCATTCCAAAATGGTCATTATTGAATGAAATAAGAGACGTGTGTAAAATAATACTCAACAGTTGGTTAAGAAGTATGAAAGTGACTAAAAGTGGTATGGTTTGTGTTATTCAACAGGCACAAGCACATTCAGTCTAGGAGTGAATAATAACATGCCGCTGTGGATGGCGTCGATCGGCGCCATTTTGGCTCTGGGTGAGAGTTACATACAGTGGATGGCTTTTTCTGCTTTTTGGATTTCCGTCTGGACTTGTGCTTTGAGACCCTTGATTTTGTGGTCTTTGGGGGGAAAACGGATGaccaaatgagagagagaaaaggagagagtgaggTGTACAGATACAAGGTTGTTGGTTTGAAAGGTGTGAAACAGACCAAGGAACAAGACAGAGTAGGGGACaaaaagaaggaaggaaagaaaaaagGATTAAAGTTAATGAATTGATAGCCTTCAAAACAAGAGTGAGAAGAACTACGGACAGCAGGGGAAAACAATTCAGCATCAGTGTGACTGTTTTCAGTTTGCCGAATTTGTCCTAAACTCTCAAACACATCTGAAAGTTATTATGGAGTTCAATTACAGTGCTTATTAACATTTCTTATTGACATAAAACCTACATCCTAGGAGTAGGATGTTCCACTCTCCGAGGAGGTGGTCCTTCAACCCCCTCTCAGGGCACTGACCTGGGGTTGCAGGCTGCCTGTTAGCTGGGGCACCCTGATCTGGCCTAGCCTGGGGAGAAGGGTGGGAAGTGTGGACAGAAGCAGGAAAGAATTCTCAGCATCAGACTGTGATGGGCTGAAGTTCACTGCAGTCTTCTCATCATCTGTCAATAAGAAGGGGGCAGAATACTGTCAATTTGACAATAATGGAGTTGTTGGTTTAAAAGTCAATGACAAGTCTAAAGTGCATATAAGACATAGCCCTGTGGTCCTACTTGAGACATAGCCCTGTGGTCCTACCTGAGACACAGCCCTGTGGTCCTACCTGAGACACAGCCCTGTGGTCCTACCTGAGACACAGCCCTGTGGTCCTACCTGAGACACAGCCCTGTGGTCCTACCTGAGACACAGCCCTGTGGTCCTACCTGAGACACAGCCCTGTGGTCCTACCTGAGACACAGCCCTGTGGTCCTACTTGAGACACAGCCCTGTCGCCCTACTTGAGACACAGCCCTGCTGTCCTACTTGAGACATAGCCCTGTCGTCCTACTTGAGACATAGCCCTGTGGTCCTACCTGAGACATAGCCCTGTGGTCCTACCTGAGACATAGCCCTGTGGTCCTACCTGAGACATAGCCCTCCCAATGCCTGCGGACCAGCTCCTCCATCCAGCCAACCAGCTCTCGCCACACGTCGTCAAAGAGCAAGTCCAGGGCCGCCTGTCTGCGACAGCGATAGGGAGACACAGGAGGCAGGCAGTACCGCCGCCGACCATTCCCCACCCACCCCCGCTCCCACTCGTCATCCCTGTAAAAGTCAAACCACAGATTAAACCATCAACACAACAGACCTTAAGCAAAATAATGTCAAAGCCTTTCAAATACTAAGCTTTGTTTTAGGTTACTTGGTACAATGGAACCCTTGGGATAATCCTAAAAGTAGGCTacaagctcaatcaagtgcaccatactttaaagtatttgaaatgccCCTATAGTTAAAGGGTCCTAAATAGGAGAGCTGGGTGGTGACTCACATGTCCCTGCTGTCAAAGGCCAGGTACTCCTCCATCAGGCCTTCAGCCTCGATCACCTTGGGCCGGTCATGACCTCTGGATCCACTGGGAGTACCAGGGGGGTGGTCAACTGCCACACAGGGCCTGGACAGCACAGCCCTTTTCCCCTGCACACACAGACTGGACACACAAACAACATGGTTCACACTGACATCGGTTTCTCAACAGCATCAGTCCAAACTTTTTAGCTAGCCAAAGTAGACTAGCCAGTGCCAGTATGCCTTGTGTTACTTAGTTCACTTGCTGTTTGACAAGCCACACAGTATGTAGGTCACAAAACCACAAAGCTAACGGTAATCTATAATTGATGGGTTAACAGCATCAGTAGCCAGTGCTCACTCTGTGCTGGGGCCGGGCTTGTCCTTATCCTGGGGCTTGCTACTACTGCTGTCCTTCTGTCCAGCTGCAGTGGTGCTGGCGGGTGTCCCGGTCCCCTTCCCTGAGGTGGCGTACCACTGAAAGCCCTCGTCACTGGGACACACCAGCTGACTACCCAGAATCCTGTGGGTTCACATAGTAGGGTGGATAGGAGGTGAAACGGTAATTAGAACTTCAATGAATCCAACTGACAGGaaaatgaatttatttgattAACAATTGAATTTTGTAATGCTGAGCCAATGGTCTAGGACACATTTTCTCATTGTGTATAGGGGCCCAATGGGTTTGGGCCGATCATTATGTGGTAAGTAGTTCCTTCTCGGGTTTGCAAACACATCTAAATCAGATTTATCTTAGGTACCTTTAAGTTAGACTGCTCTTTTTAAGAAGTATAACTGTACCAAATGACCTTCAGCGATACATTTACAGGTGAGGAGTGGCAGTAATGTGTGACAGTGTGAGAAGTGAGAGATGGGGGGGTGTAGGGTGAGGACCCACCGTAAGTGAGGGAACCTGAATGCCCACTGATGACACTCATCTTGCAGCCCCAGTAGATGCGCCCCACCCCGCCCCTCGTAAAGCTCCTCATCAATCTCCTCAAACATCTGCTGCACCTGTCGCGACGCCGCCTTGTCAAACtcctgagggatggagagagggaagggaaaaagagacagtgagaggagcCCCTACAGAGAGGCACACTATGACAGAAGGTTGTTGCTTTTCAAGCTACTTATCAATTATTAGCAGCACGTTGCTGAGCGCTGTTCATTTCACAGCAGGCTACATGGCTCCCAGgtgactgtgtgtgagtgattgTGCTGGAGCAAGTAATACCATTTGCATGTATATTTCAgagactgtgtgtgcgtgcacaggcgagtgtttgtgtgtactgtacaatATTAAGTTCGTAACTTAGGACTGTAGGGGTATGAGTTCTATGAGGCCTTCTGAGGACATGGCTGTGTAAATAAATcagagtttttttgttttgtttctgaagGCAAGCTCTAGAAAGCTCAGCATCACGACGAAGCGAAACCATGAGTGAAATGACCTCTGCAGACAGAGCAGATTGTCCTCATTACTAAGTCATTACAATACAAACATGATTACTCTAATGTAATCATGTTTgtactaccgccccgtagcactcacttccgtcatcatgaagtgctttgagagactagtcaaggaccatatcacctccaccctacccgacaccctagaccatatatgtcagagtcaaggcccgcgggccacatccggcccgcgagaaggttttttacggcccctgggatgatcttgatttattattagaaccggcccgcagaccgcagcaagccggcagcccgcagatcttttacacgcaccaatactacatttcccacaatgcaacggtgacgcaccgagcagtaggctgcttcatttcaatatttattggcacagcagtcgtcagcatcacagtaaaattaactttccagatacccatcaaaaatggcaaaacggaaggtggacactgagaaccgggggtttcaaacaagggggagtcggagtatatgttcacgaggtagctggaaaacctgtgtgtcttctgtgtggagaaagtgtggcggtactgaaagagtataatctgagacgacattatgaaacgaaacacgcggacaaaaacaagaaatggacatggaacaaaggctacaaaaggcagaggaattaaaacgaggcctcaaatctcgacaggctctgttcaaaaaagccaaatcacaaggccaggctgctgtcaaggccagttttattttggcagaagagatcgctaaatcagcccggccatttacggagggggatttcatcaaaaactgcatgattaaagtttgtgacgaagtttgcccagaaaaaaggcaactctttttaaatgtgagtctgagcagaaacaccattgccgagagagtagaccagttgtccatcaatctaaaagagcagcttgtgaaagggaaaagatttcattgcatattccttggctgtggatgagagcaccgacatttctgacattgcccagttgtcaattttcatccgcggagtggactccagcctaagcgtgacagaggagtttttggctttacgtcctatgcatggcacaactacggggcatgatttgtatgaagaggtgtcaagatgtgtaaatgagatggagctgccttgggaaaaactcgtgggtttgacaaccgacggagcacctgcgatgtgtggacacaggagcggactggtggcgaagatacgggaaaagatgcaagaggaaaacgcgacaggtgagctgacagcttatcattgtatcatacaccaggaagcgttgtgcggtaaagccttgaaaatggagcatgtaatgagcatcatcacgcgcacagttaactttatcagagccaaaggtttgaatcaccgccagttcaaggcatttctgacggagttagaaacggagcatggtgatttgccttatcacacagaggtgcgatggctaagccagggaaaggtgcttcaaagatgtttcgagcttcgtgaggagatttgttcgttcttggacagcaaagggaaagacacaacacaactccgagacgaaatgtttctgtgtgaaatggcttttctgtgtgacattacgagtcatctgaatgcaatgaacttgcagctgcagggtcgggatcatgtcatctctgatatgtacagtacagtgaaggtttaaccaaactgactctgtgggagacgcagatgcggaaagaaaatttgagccactttcccagctgccagaccatgaaagagaagctctctaccagtgcgttcccgagcgcacagttggctgaataaataggtatgcttgccgctgactttcgacgccgatttgctgactttgaagcacaaaaaagcaggttggaactgctcggtaacccatttgctgttgacgtggaaagctcaccaccaaacctccaaatggagttgattgacctccaatgcaatgatgcactgagggcaaaatatgcggcagtggtgctgcggagttcgcccgtttcctccccgacacaatgccccagctgcgcatccaggctgctcaaacgttgtctatgtttggcagcacatactgtgtgacaactgttttctttgatgaacctgaacaaaacatcacacagaagtcgacttactgctgaacacctccactcaattctgaggatttcctcagctcagagccttaccccgaacattgatgaacttgtggaaaagatgggacaccaccaagtatcaccctcaacctcaaacaagtgaacattactgtgcaatcacatatttagagtttttactcagttcaagtttaaagttaaagtttaatatttgttttcactgcatgttacttctccttaaacaaagtgttgtttttgattaatagatttttgcactttattttattgtatttcaatccaattatattttaaaaatatttcagttgagtggatgatagaaaattgctattattgtttttttctttgaagtaaatttagcccacttttgctaaatagaaaatataggctactgatggtgccttgaataccggtttctttcatttaatgttcatgttatggggatttttatataaaggaaatttgtctttgttgtctgttgaaaattaaagattactgacagagccataagaaaatattgctttatttatctgatcatattggaatatatttgttaggttttcagtaggttcaattaggttcactagactatatgcgtcatttaaaattttcaatgaacattcgaacagtccggccctcggcttgtagctaaattttttatttggccctccgtccatttgactttgacacccctgccctagacccactccaatttgcttaccgacccaataggtccacagacgatgcaatcgcaccccacactgcacactgccctaacccatctggacaagaggaatacctatgtgaaaatgctgttcatcgactacagctcagcatttaacaccatagtacctccaaactcgtcatcaagctcgagaccctgggtctcgaccccgccctgtgcaactgggtcctggacttcctgacgggccgcccccaggtggtgagggtaggtgacaacatctccaccccgctgatcctcaacaccggggcccccacagggtgcgttctgagccctctcctgtactcctgttcaccc from Salvelinus sp. IW2-2015 linkage group LG25, ASM291031v2, whole genome shotgun sequence encodes:
- the LOC111951905 gene encoding protein FAM149B1-like isoform X4 → MISRYTRRPVTHSLEIRGLSRSHLDHHPLPEEVDDDFLPQHLLHDLQEAVSTYNSSETTSAASNRSDSPTVTTGNTTRAWSGIHSYTGTGISTERSSVFSWGYDEFDKAASRQVQQMFEEIDEELYEGRGGAHLLGLQDECHQWAFRFPHLRILGSQLVCPSDEGFQWYATSGKGTGTPASTTAAGQKDSSSSKPQDKDKPGPSTDLCVQGKRAVLSRPCVAVDHPPGTPSGSRGHDRPKVIEAEGLMEEYLAFDSRDMDDEWERGWVGNGRRRYCLPPVSPYRCRRQAALDLLFDDVWRELVGWMEELVRRHWEGYVSDDEKTAVNFSPSQSDAENSFLLLSTLPTLLPRLGQIRVPQLTGSLQPQTTKSRVSKHKSRRKSKKQKKPSTVCNSHPEPKWRRSTPSTASSRVPVGAAVTHHNLNDLIVIHGIPLQQRNLGVMERAQDPEERVVVTHRPGSSVIPSSKPRPRRALEQSSSSLSRPPQSALRRNPPPRTLLPLVPCLTQFSAAGSMEEVIRGTRLPTASDCLASPLIPLSRNTLLPPIGTGEAEPTHSGQHFRPTQRHRGLSSRAHSAVTDEAGSLLPRDRLHQLDVFSRPNTTHTYRVWL